The Bacillota bacterium DNA segment ATTGCCACACCCATCTGGCCGAGACCCGGGATGAGGACGATTTCTGCCGTGAGAAATTGGGGATGCGCCCCTTGGATTACATGGAGTCTGTGGGCTGGCTTGGTGAAGACATCTGGTTTGCCCACGGCATCCATTTCACAGATGATGAGTTACAAGTGCTGGCCCGCACCGGAACCGGTGTCGCCCACTGCCCCGCTTCCAATCAGAAGCTGGCCTCGGGGGTGGCCAAGGTGCCGCAAATGCTCAAGGCCGGTGTGCCGGTGGGGTTGGCGGTTGACGGCAGTGCCAGCAACGACGGCTCCAACCTGCTCACCGAACTCAAGGAAGCGCTGCTGGTGCATAAACTGCACTGGGGCATCGATTCCTTCTCAGCCCGGGACGCCCTTTGGCTGGCGACCCGGGGCAGCGCCCGGCTGCTGGGCCGGGACGATATCGGGTTTTTGGCCGCCGGTCAGGCCGCCGATATGTTCCTGGTGGATGTCAACCAACTGGACTTCGCCGGCTGCAGCGACCCGGTGACGGCGATTGCCGCCTGTGGCGGCAGTCAGGTGGTGGACATGACGATTGTCAATGGCCGGATTGTGGTTCGGGACGGCAAACTCTTGACTATGGACGAAGGGGAAATCGCCCGCCGCGGCCATCAGGCCGCCGGCGAATTACTACAAAAGGCGGGATTGGCATGAAACTCTTGGTCAACGGAACTGTGCTTACCAATGACGACCCAATGGTGCTGGCCGCCGGTGCTGTGGCCATGGAGGCGGACAAAATCATTGCCGTCGGGACCAAAGCAGACCTGCGGGCTCTCTATCCGGAAGCGGAGCTGATTGACGCCCGGGGCGGCATAATTATGCCGGGGATGCTCAACACCCATATGCATATGTACAGCGCTTTTGCCCGCGGGATGCCGCTGCCGGGGTTTCGCCCCCGGGATTTTGTCGGCATTCTCGAGGGTCTGTGGTGGAAGCTCGACAAGGCCCTTACCGCCGAGGCCAATTATTACAGCGCCCTAATCAGCGGTATCGAGGCAATCCAGAACGGCACGACAACTTTGGTGGACCACCATGCCAGCCCCAACGCGATTGCCGGGTCCTTAGATGAATTGGCCCGGGCCGGCACTGAACTGGGCATTCGCTGCTGCCTGAGCTATGAGGTTTCCGATCGGGACGGCCAGGGCTCAATCCGAGCTGGCATCGCCGAGAATCAACGCTTTGCCCAGTGGTGCAAGCACACAAAACCGGAACTCATGGCCGCCAGTTTTGGCCTCCACGCCAGCTTCACCCTGTCGGATCAGACTTTGGAGATGTGTGCCGAGGCTGCCGGTGACACGGGAATCCATATCCATACCGCTGAAGCGGCCAGCGACCGCCAGCACAGTTTGCAGCACCATGGCTTGCCGGTGGCGGCGCGTCTGGATAAGTTTGGCCTCTGGCGTCAAAACAGCCTTGCCATCCATTGTGTGCATATCGACAGCGAAGAAATGGCGCTGCTCAAGGAGCGGGGTGTCAATGTAATTCACAATCCCGAATCCAATATGGGCAATGCCGTGGGCCGCGCCGACGTGCCGACAATGCTGGAAATGGGCCTCCAGGTTGGCCTGGGCACAGATGGCTATACCACCGATATGTTTGAAGGGATAAAGGTCGCCAATTTGCTCCACAAGCATGACCTTGGCGATCCTGCCGCCGGAATACCGGTGGATAAACTGGCCTTTAGCAGCAACACGGAAATAGTCAGCGCCCTGTTTGGCAAGAAAATCGGCCGTCTCGCCCCTGGCTGGCAGGCGGATGTAATTGTCCTTGATTACCAACCATATACGCCCTTGACCGCCGAAAACTGGTTTGGCCATGTGCTGATGGGCATGTCCGGGGCCCAGGTGCGAACGACAATTGTCAATGGACGGACAGTGCTGGAAAATCGTGAACTGAAGACTATCGATAAAGAGAAGGTTTATTATCAGGCGAAACAGTGCGCTCAAGAAACCTGGAAACAGGTTTAATCTTGGAGGTGATGAAGTGGATCAACAGTATTTAGCCCCTTCCACCCTCAAACAAGCCACAGATTATCTCTGCCAACACAAAGCGGCAACAGTCCTCGCCGGTGGAACAGACCTTTTAGTCAGGCATTATGACGATCTGGATCTGTTGGAAACGATAGTGGATATTGGCAACCTGACGGAACTGCAAACTTTGGAAACGGGCAGCGAAGTGCGGCTTGGCGCCCTGGTCAGTCATTACCAATTGGCCACCGACCGCTGGCTCAATGAACATGTGTCATTGTTGCCCCGGGCCGCCACCGAGGTGGGGGCGCCCCAGATTCGCCATCGCGGCACCTTGGGGGGCAATCTTGCCAACGCCTCGCCGGCCGCCGATCTGGCGCCGCCATTGATCGCGCTGGACGCGGTGGTGGAGCTGGTTTCGGCCGACGGCAATCGGGAGCTGCCCCTGGCAGATTTCTTCACCGGCCCCGGCGCCACCAAATTGGCCGCCGGGGAGCTGATTACCGCCGTGCGTTTCACCAAGCCCGGCCCCAACCAGGGCGGCAGCTTCATCAAGCTTGGCAAGCGCAAGGCCCTGGCAATTGCCACCGCCAGCATTGCGGTGTTGGTCACTGTCCAAGGGAACATTCTGGCTGATGTGCGCATTTGCCTGGGCTCGGTGGCGCCGGTGCCTTTGCGGGCGCGGAACACCGAAGCGGTGCTGCGGGGCCAGGCGGTGAATGCTTTGCCCCTGGAAGCGGCCCAGGCGTGTCTACAAACAGAAATTTCCCCGATTGACGATATCCGGGGCACTGCCAGCTATCGTCGGGAGACGGCAGCTGCGATTCTCGTCCACGCCCTGGAGCAGGCAATTACGGAAGCAAGGGGGGAGAGTTGATGGCGAATGTTTCGATTACCCTCAGTGTCAATGGCCGTGAATATACCCTGGCGGTAGCGCCGGATCTGCGTCTCATCGTTTTGCTCCGGGACCATTTACACTTGATGGGCACCAAGGAGGGCTGTGGCAAGGGTGAATGTGGCAGCTGCACGGTGATCATGGACGGCCTGACTGTTACTTCCTGCTTGGTGCTGGCGGTGCAGGCCGACGGCGCCAAAATCACCACCATTGAGGGGCTGGGGGGCAAAGAAGCCCTCGACCCCCTGCAGGAGAGCTTCATCCGCCATGGGGCCGTACAATGTGGTTATTGCATTCCCGGCATGGTTCTGAGCGCAAAGCAGCTGCTGGACGCCAATCCCAATCCCAGCCGGGATGAGATCAAGCAGGGGTTGGCTGGCAACCTCTGCCGCTGTACGGGATATACCAAGATACTAGACGCCGTGGAAGCGGTGGCCCGGGGAGGTGGGAAGCGATGAGAGCTGGCTATGTAGGCAAAGCAGTGGACAGGGTGGATGCCCGGACTAAGGTGACCGGCGCCGCCAAGTATCCCGCCGACTTCTATTTTGAGGATATGCTCCACATCAAGGTTCTGCGAGCGCCCCATCCCCATGCCCGGATTAAAAAGATTGATGTGGAAAAGGCCCGGGCCCTGGAAGGTGTCGAATTAATAATCACCGGGGAAGACGTGGACTGGCTGAAGAAATTTGGCCTTATTTTCAAGGATCAGGAGGTGCTGGTCCGGGAGAAGACCCGTTATATGGGCGACGCGCTGGCGATTGTTGCTGCTGATTCGGAAAGAACCGCCCGCCGGGCCCTGCGCCTGATTCAAGTTGATTACGAGGAGTTGGAGGTTCTAGGCGACCCGCTGCGGGCGATGGAAGCGGATGCGCCATACATTCATGAGCCCCCGGCCGAGTCCTGCGCCCATCAGTACAATCCGGCCAATGTGCTCTGTGTCCATCACCTGAATAAGGGTGACGTGGATAAAGGGTTTGCTGAAGCCGACTATATCTTCGAAAATCAGTACACCACCAGCCATATCGAGCATGTGGCGCTCCAGCCCGAGTCGGGGGTTGCAGTCTACGACCAGGATACCGGCAAGCTCCGGCTATGGGCCGCCACCCAGTGGCTCCACGATGCCCAGGCCGATATTGCCCAGTGCATGGGGATGTCACCGGAGCAGGTGGAAATCATCCAGCCCGCCATTGGCGGCGCCTTTGGCAAGCGGGAGGATCTCTCGGTGCATTTGCCGCTGGCGGTGATGGCCAAACTGACCGGACGACCGGTGAAGATGGTGATGACCCGGGGTGAGTCGATGATTGCCCAGAGCAAGCGACATCCCGCCATCTATCGCTTTAAGACCGGCGTCAAAAAGGATGGCACGCTGACGGCCTGGCAGACCGAGCTGATTAGCGACACCGGCGCCTATGCCTCTTCGGGGCCTGCTGTAGTTCACCAGGGTCTCTATGTGAGCACCGGCCCGTACAATGTCGAAAATGTCCGTGGCGTATGTTACACCGTGTACACCAACAACACCTATTCCGGGGCAATGCGCGGGTTTGGCGCCACCCAGTCCGCCTTTGCCTACGAAAGTCATATCGATTATATCGCCAAGGAACTAGGACTCGATCCCGCCCAGTTCCGGCTGAAAAATTGCTTCCGCCCCGGTTCGGTGACCGCCAACGGTCAAAAACTGACCACCAGTGTGGCGGTGGCGGAGACAATCGAAACGGCCCGGGAGCGCTTCGGCAGTAAAGGTACGCCCTCTTCTCCCCGCAAGCGGCGGGGGATGGGTATGGCGACCATCATGTTTGGGTGCGGCTATGGCGAGGGTTTCCCCGACCACTCGATTGTCAACCTGGAAGTGACCGAAGAGGGCCGCATCCGTGTCAAGAGCGCCGCTGCCGATGTTGGGCAGGGTGTCAAGACTGTGGTGGCCCAGATTGTCGCTGAAGTGCTCAATCTACCCCTAGATTTAATTGAATTGGCGGAAGCCGATTCGGTGACGATGAAAAATGCCGGCAGCACCTCTGCCACTCGCCAGACGATTTTTACCGGTAATGCGGCCAAGATTGCGGCCGAACAGTTGTTGGCGAAAATCTTCCACCGGGCGTCGATGGAACTCTGCCGCCATCATCCTGAGCTTTCGGTCAAAGACGGGGAGATTATCCTCCACGGCACCGACCGGCAGATGACTCTGGCTGATTTGGCCAAGGTGGCCCGGGTAAAGCAGGATCCGCTG contains these protein-coding regions:
- a CDS encoding xanthine dehydrogenase family protein molybdopterin-binding subunit, which gives rise to MRAGYVGKAVDRVDARTKVTGAAKYPADFYFEDMLHIKVLRAPHPHARIKKIDVEKARALEGVELIITGEDVDWLKKFGLIFKDQEVLVREKTRYMGDALAIVAADSERTARRALRLIQVDYEELEVLGDPLRAMEADAPYIHEPPAESCAHQYNPANVLCVHHLNKGDVDKGFAEADYIFENQYTTSHIEHVALQPESGVAVYDQDTGKLRLWAATQWLHDAQADIAQCMGMSPEQVEIIQPAIGGAFGKREDLSVHLPLAVMAKLTGRPVKMVMTRGESMIAQSKRHPAIYRFKTGVKKDGTLTAWQTELISDTGAYASSGPAVVHQGLYVSTGPYNVENVRGVCYTVYTNNTYSGAMRGFGATQSAFAYESHIDYIAKELGLDPAQFRLKNCFRPGSVTANGQKLTTSVAVAETIETARERFGSKGTPSSPRKRRGMGMATIMFGCGYGEGFPDHSIVNLEVTEEGRIRVKSAAADVGQGVKTVVAQIVAEVLNLPLDLIELAEADSVTMKNAGSTSATRQTIFTGNAAKIAAEQLLAKIFHRASMELCRHHPELSVKDGEIILHGTDRQMTLADLAKVARVKQDPLAAEGCFFPHTDVPDEQGQGELVYVAYTFNTQFVEVEVDTETGQVDVLRVVAAPDIGKAINPMGVEGQSEGGTAMGMGMALMEQQVFKDGITVNPDLGTYLIPTTMDVPDIETIIVESGDACGPYGAKGIGEPAMIPTAPAIINAIEDAVGVRITDLPATPEKILAALAKTKNGGEA
- the ssnA gene encoding putative aminohydrolase SsnA — its product is MKLLVNGTVLTNDDPMVLAAGAVAMEADKIIAVGTKADLRALYPEAELIDARGGIIMPGMLNTHMHMYSAFARGMPLPGFRPRDFVGILEGLWWKLDKALTAEANYYSALISGIEAIQNGTTTLVDHHASPNAIAGSLDELARAGTELGIRCCLSYEVSDRDGQGSIRAGIAENQRFAQWCKHTKPELMAASFGLHASFTLSDQTLEMCAEAAGDTGIHIHTAEAASDRQHSLQHHGLPVAARLDKFGLWRQNSLAIHCVHIDSEEMALLKERGVNVIHNPESNMGNAVGRADVPTMLEMGLQVGLGTDGYTTDMFEGIKVANLLHKHDLGDPAAGIPVDKLAFSSNTEIVSALFGKKIGRLAPGWQADVIVLDYQPYTPLTAENWFGHVLMGMSGAQVRTTIVNGRTVLENRELKTIDKEKVYYQAKQCAQETWKQV
- a CDS encoding xanthine dehydrogenase family protein subunit M, which codes for MDQQYLAPSTLKQATDYLCQHKAATVLAGGTDLLVRHYDDLDLLETIVDIGNLTELQTLETGSEVRLGALVSHYQLATDRWLNEHVSLLPRAATEVGAPQIRHRGTLGGNLANASPAADLAPPLIALDAVVELVSADGNRELPLADFFTGPGATKLAAGELITAVRFTKPGPNQGGSFIKLGKRKALAIATASIAVLVTVQGNILADVRICLGSVAPVPLRARNTEAVLRGQAVNALPLEAAQACLQTEISPIDDIRGTASYRRETAAAILVHALEQAITEARGES
- a CDS encoding (2Fe-2S)-binding protein, whose protein sequence is MANVSITLSVNGREYTLAVAPDLRLIVLLRDHLHLMGTKEGCGKGECGSCTVIMDGLTVTSCLVLAVQADGAKITTIEGLGGKEALDPLQESFIRHGAVQCGYCIPGMVLSAKQLLDANPNPSRDEIKQGLAGNLCRCTGYTKILDAVEAVARGGGKR
- a CDS encoding 8-oxoguanine deaminase, with protein sequence MSLLLKQAAVIVTMDDERSELKDMDILIQGPAIVDIAPAITPPPGTEVIDARSKWVFPGLINTHHHLYQTLTRCIPEIQQAELFDWLKFLYPIWAGLTGDHVYAGSLVGLGELLKSGCTTASDHHYVFPRGKSGLIDRQIEAARELGIRFHPCRGSMSLSEKDGGLPPDSVVQTEEEILVDSERLIKKYHDSERFAMCQLVLAPCSPFSVTKRLLAESVELARKHGVNCHTHLAETRDEDDFCREKLGMRPLDYMESVGWLGEDIWFAHGIHFTDDELQVLARTGTGVAHCPASNQKLASGVAKVPQMLKAGVPVGLAVDGSASNDGSNLLTELKEALLVHKLHWGIDSFSARDALWLATRGSARLLGRDDIGFLAAGQAADMFLVDVNQLDFAGCSDPVTAIAACGGSQVVDMTIVNGRIVVRDGKLLTMDEGEIARRGHQAAGELLQKAGLA